The proteins below come from a single Plodia interpunctella isolate USDA-ARS_2022_Savannah chromosome 21, ilPloInte3.2, whole genome shotgun sequence genomic window:
- the LOC128679292 gene encoding uncharacterized protein LOC128679292 isoform X3 gives MMESAQSNDCNRIRDVENADSVEVNAEASPTAVNSLILDYYKKFGRKRDLEQYFSLSTAHGEIRDPTGLFWRRMKSQNESSDSGDKKSESSTELCRISIKCSLPEQSPSSQEEESKDKSASVSPPIITEDATKYSDGEDSVKSDNHSQKSIDLALDTSINKPFSPTSSITSQRKLEWDSLADVGYGNESDRKTSASSLSTLERLALKQQYSNNDTKKESDLGPPTAHSTFLDQSENKSKGKRGNTKKTSIHNRDIDLVEVDLPQSNCHQAISVNLTKHISFNVEKDGVVSLGNIKKDLSVTPEKESECVVHERKDPNNTKDKTDASVTPENVAVETEVTPHIRHDKEIQTTLTKDKGTSSANLNTMVKPVYVHKVPVLINLNSLKKRNKRRKLKTVKKRLKSRKKLEVDKENLPAQEKSGAQVSEAESFEYMPGHMYNQNQNNFNQSNPKFSSFAGNKSSLESSGALTTDSSKTSIHSFTKDLKKSIDLLRAALKHRYDDSTLKKQLIKDVVKRLIKSNYRDDDTTTDFLSGLSFHSKKIGLSEGHTTTSSNSDGNQTREKLPKKSILRLDRFNSNVLASTSQSAPNLPVASASEKSILSKVPKVLTSSNTESDVSSEKKSSDAGFAKTSSEELYQKYLVALRREETYKRHLKDKENFLRQKLVSSDTAFKLTSRPDLKANSKLQDLLKDLTRNNYDDGSGDASKLEGGGNSNAIDNEHGFCIKNQRSHSVFTLSSANSDSCPHRKNNLKKRLQQEMKESRAGSSKDGLCQCGNLHIKGPKIDVADSSVQVNIQNTSNVSSVEQKKQSKNEEEIKYVCLCADQNVASQGIPPNMYIYKCSRISDHTLNSQSSATCNVQCGSTVNTTNYRLNQPSTSKDREDWNDNRGRANFDPFANARRNSQPCPSSVNMAFHVNCQGANTLSSDNKNNYRVTSNKNGNQNIFVHEATRSVQTEISINTAILEPCLRDINIVSDTDCCRVVNECYKMVSKGKSDNDFNNSPECSAEGERSGTCVIHEKHVAAKDSQTDFNLGIRSTISSIARTLEKEVQSDIETNVDRILDKGEDNFTIPIKGTNMTLLVSIGAKTNENDPKNSDDNLWEQKTSVCEATATDKINLAEKGTCLTEECSKGVQSSATQIFYPKDQTRVSTRPRFSELPFVPFKEQINSLRKTCIINTCLIDKKADTYPRTVQNNEQEPKPFTRRNTDNGKFITLCYNTESTKDGNVDTLDAAAPNIPECEDNRDAPYSSQESKHLTGVFPQLSSKNSCKCKDQGEASDEPASCKSSCDSSKDPIVDIIKDITRRYSKKDAEKNKTKKCFKEIVTVLSYLLDTDDGEQDHVVSDSSTSQDAVCRQSVEAANMEMAACTKPIEMVDKGVNVGKSKDRCCITESSELPSSTDTATCVLNKIKKECEKYHQKKCKSHGNRKKCDPSSSTSNCNQCQRIHYCHCRTHKCKGFRQKATEKVRKKCLAYNLIIQTSDSVVSDERPNKNSKPLQHIVVKVPKNKFSDNVPFKEVYEKIEKKIGSPRGSMFRSRSCPNESEVSSECNCAPEDCTKKSKDYTVRDYLEKNRPDFVERSSDRQNCLKTISEKRTTDARCLPNMKMFYYQPYKAMGSMEAYNVCCGGTLRSIQNPCELCPPCLPHGCLTHNPMHVMSEMTRIEQMNALPSGSCCRCNWSNGH, from the exons ATGATGGAAAGTGCGCAATCCAATGACTGTAATAGAATTCGAGATGTGGAAAATGCAGATTCTGTTGAAGTGAATGCTGAAGCCAGTCCTACCGCAGtgaattcattaattttggaCTATTACAAGAAATTTGGGAGAAAAAGAGATTtggaacaatatttttcgttATCAACGGCGCATGGTGAAATCAGGGACCCTACGGGTTTGTTTTGGAGGAGAATGAAATCTCAAAATGAGTCGTCAGATTCTGGTGACAAAAAAAGTGAATCCTCCACGGAGTTGTGCAGAATATCCATTAAGTGTTCTTTGCCAGAACAGTCACCTAGCTCTcag gaagAGGAATCTAAAGACAAGAGCGCATCAGTATCACCACCAATCATCACAGAAGATGCAACAAAATACAGTGATGGAGAAGATTCTGTGAAGTCTGACAACCATTCACagaaat cTATCGATTTGGCTTTGGACACATCAATAAATAAGCCATTTTCACCAACAAGTAGCATCACATCTCAACGTAAGCTTGAATGGGACTCCTTAGCTGATGTTGGCTATGGTAATGAAAGTGATAGAAAGACATCTGCTTCCAGTTTAAGCACTTTAGAAAGACTGGCTTTGAAGcaacaatattcaaataatgacacaaaaaaagaatCTGACTTAGGACCACCTACAGCTCATTCTACATTTCTTgatcaatctgaaaataaaagtaaggGTAAAAGAggcaatacaaaaaaaacatctatTCATAACCGAGATATAGATCTTGTTGAAGTTGATTTACCTCAAAGCAATTGTCACCAGGCAATCAGTGTGAACTTGACAAAACATATATCTTTTAATGTTGAAAAAGATGGAGTTGTTAGTCTTggaaacattaaaaaagatTTGAGTGTTACACCAGAAAAGGAAAGTGAATGTGTTGTTCATGAAAGGAAAGATCCAAACAACACCAAAGATAAGACTGATGCAAGCGTTACTCCAGAAAATGTTGCTGTGGAGACAGAGGTCACACCACATATAAGACATGACAAAGAGATTCAAACTACTTTGACAAAAGACAAAGGAACTTCCAGTGCTAACTTAAATACTATGGTGAAACCGGTCTATGTTCATAAAGTGCCTGTTTTGATTAacttaaattcattaaaaaagagaaataaaagaagGAAACTTAAAACAGTTAAAAAGAGATTGAAAAGTAGGAAAAAGTTAGAAGTTGATAAAGAGAATCTTCCAGCTCAAGAGAAAAGTGGAGCTCAAGTTTCTGAAGCTGAGAGTTTCGAATATATGCCTGGTCATATGTACAATCAgaaccaaaacaattttaatcaaagtaaCCCAAAATTTTCCAGTTTTGCTGGCAATAAATCTAGCCTTGAGTCTAGTGGGGCTCTTACTACAGACTCCAGTAAAACTTCTATACATTCCTTTACCAAAGATCTGAAAAAAAGCATTGACTTGCTCAGAGCAGCATTGAAACATCGTTATGACGATTCAACtttgaaaaaacaattgaTCAAGGATGTTGTTAAAAGACTAATCAAATCTAATTATAGAGATGATGATACTACAACTGATTTTCTTTCAGGCTTGAGTTTTCACAGTAAAAAGATAGGCCTTAGTGAAGGACATACtacaacatctagtaattcTGATGGAAATCAAACTAGAGAAAAATTGCCAAAAAAATCAATACTGAGACTAgacagatttaattcaaatgtaTTAGCATCAACATCTCAAAGTGCTCCTAATCTACCTGTAGCTTCTGCAAGTGAGAAGTCAATATTATCTAAAGTACCTAAAGTGTTGACATCATCAAACACAGAATCTGATGTATCAAGTGAAAAAAAGTCGTCAGATGCTGGATTTGCAAAGACATCGTCAGAGGAATTGTATCAGAAGTATTTAGTTGCTCTTCGAAGAGAAGAGACATACAAGAGACATTTGAAAGATAAGGAAAATTTCCTTAGGCAGAAGTTAGTCAGTAGTGATACGGCCTTCAAATTGACTTCACGACCTGATTTGAAAGCCAATAGTAAATTACAGGATTTGCTAAAAGATCTCACcagaaataattatgatgaCGGATCAGGCGATGCAAGTAAATTAGAAGGAGGAGGTAATTCTAATGCTATTGACAATGAACATGGCTTTTGCATTAAAAATCAGAGGAGTCATTCTGTGTTCACCCTCTCATCAGCAAATTCGGACAGTTGTCCTCatagaaaaaacaatttgaaaaaaagatTACAACAAGAAATGAAAGAATCTAGAGCTGGTAGCAGCAAAGATGGACTTTGTCAATGTGGTAATCTACATATAAAAGGGCCTAAAATTGATGTCGCTGACAGTAGTGTAcaagtaaatatacaaaacacaaGTAATGTCAGTTCTGTGGAACAGAAAAAGCAATCgaaaaatgaagaagaaataaagtatgtatgtttatgtgCTGATCAGAATGTAGCTTCTCAAGGGATACCTcctaatatgtacatatacaaATGCTCTCGAATCTCTGACCATACTCTCAACTCACAATCATCCGCCACATGCAATGTCCAATGTGGCAGTACTGTTAATACTACCAATTACCGTCTCAATCAGCCGTCCACTTCCAAAGATAGAGAAGATTGGAATGACAATAGGGGAAGAGCAAATTTTGATCCTTTTGCAAATGCAAGACGTAATAGTCAGCCTTGTCCAAGTAGCGTTAATATGGCATTCCATGTAAATTGCCAAGGAGCTAATACATTATCatcagataataaaaataattacagagtaacatcaaataaaaatggaaatcaaaatattttcgtacATGAAGCAACCAGGTCTGTTCAAACTGAAATCAGTATAAATACAGCAATTTTAGAGCCATGTTTGAGAGATATTAACATCGTAAGTGATACTGATTGCTGCAGGGTGGTAAACGAATGTTATAAAATGGTATCGAAAGGGAAATctgataatgattttaataattctcCTGAATGTAGTGCAGAGGGCGAGAGATCAGGGACATGTGTAATACATGAAAAGCATGTTGCTGCAAAAGATTCACAAACAGATTTCAATCTAGGCATCAGAAGTACTATTTCTAGTATAGCGAGGACATTAGAAAAAGAGGTGCAATCTGATATAGAAACTAATGTTGATAGGATATTAGATAAAGGTGAAGATAACTTTACTATACCCATTAAGGGAACTAATATGACGTTACTTGTCAGTATTGGTGCGAAAACTAATGAAAATGATCCGAAAAACAGTGACGACAATTTGTGGGAACAAAAAACATCTGTTTGTGAGGCTACTGCaacagacaaaataaatttagctgAAAAAGGTACTTGCCTTACGGAAGAATGTTCGAAGGGTGTTCAGTCTTCGgctacacaaatattttatccaaaAGATCAAACCAGAGTTAGTACTCGTCCTCGATTCTCAGAATTACCCTTTGTCCCATTCAAAGAACAGATTAATTCTCTGAGAAAGACttgtataattaatacttgccttattgataaaaaagcGGACACATATCCTAGAACTGTTCAAAATAATGAACAAGAACCTAAACCCTTCACCCGCAGAAATACAGACAATGGCAAATTTATAACACTTTGTTACAATACAGAATCTACAAAAGATGGAAATGTAGACACTTTGGATGCAGCAGCACCGAATATACCTGAATGTGAAGATAATAGAGACGCCCCTTACAGCAGCCAGGAAAGCAAACACCTTACTGGAGTATTTCCTCAATTATCATCCAAAAACTCTTGTAAATGCAAAGACCAGGGGGAGGCGTCGGATGAGCCGGCCAGTTGCAAATCAAGTTGCGATAGCAGCAAAGATCCTATAGTCGACATAATTAAAGACATAACACGACGCTATTCAAAGAAAGATGCTGAAAAGAACAAGACAAAGAAATGTTTCAAGGAAATTGTGACTGTTTTgagttatttattagatactgATGATGGTGAGCAAGATCACGTAGTGTCTGACAGCAGTACTTCACAAGACGCCGTTTGTCGCCAAAGTGTTGAAGCTGCTAATATGGAGATGGCTGCATGTACAAAGCCAATTGAAATGGTAGATAAAGGCGTAAATGTTGGGAAATCCAAAGACAGATGTTGTATTACTGAATCATCAGAGTTGCCATCGTCTACAGACACTGCAACTTGTGTTCTTAAcaagataaaaaaagaatgtgAGAAGTATCATCAAAAGAAGTGTAAATCTCACGGAAATAGGAAGAAATGTGATCCTTCTAGTAGTACGTCGAATTGTAACCAATGTCAGCGCATACATTACTGCCATTGTCGGACACATAAATGTAAAGGCTTTAGACAAAAGGCTACAGAGAAAGTAAGAAAGAAATGCCTGGCTTACAATCTGATAATACAGACGTCTGACAGTGTGGTTAGCGACGAGCGTcccaataaaaatagtaaaccTTTACAACATATTGTCGTGAAAGTTCCAAAGAATAAATTTTCTGATAATGTCCCTTTCAAGGAGGTGTAtgaaaaaattgagaaaaagaTTGGTAGCCCCCGCGGGTCCATGTTCCGTTCAAGGAGTTGTCCGAATGAGAGTGAGGTGTCCAGCGAGTGCAACTGTGCCCCAGAAGACTGCACTAAAAAGAGCAAAGATTATACTGTCAGAGACTATTTGGAGAAAAACCGACCAGACTTCGTGGAGCGGAGTTCAGATCGCCAGAACTGTTTGAAGACGATTAGTGAGAAAag AACAACAGATGCGCGCTGCCTGccaaatatgaaaatgttttattatcagCCATATAAGGCTATGGGATCTATGGAGGCTTACAATGTGTGTTGCGGAG GTACGCTGCGCTCGATTCAAAATCCTTGCGAGCTTTGTCCGCCATGTTTACCTCACGGCTGCCTAACACATAATCCCATGCATGTTATGAGTGAAATGACCAGAATTG AGCAAATGAACGCGCTGCCCAGCGGCAGCTGCTGTCGCTGCAACTGGAGCAACGGCCATTGA
- the LOC128679292 gene encoding uncharacterized protein LOC128679292 isoform X4, translating to MMESAQSNDCNRIRDVENADSVEVNAEASPTAVNSLILDYYKKFGRKRDLEQYFSLSTAHGEIRDPTGLFWRRMKSQNESSDSGDKKSESSTELCRISIKCSLPEQSPSSQEEESKDKSASVSPPIITEDATKYSDGEDSVKSDNHSQKSIDLALDTSINKPFSPTSSITSQRKLEWDSLADVGYGNESDRKTSASSLSTLERLALKQQYSNNDTKKESDLGPPTAHSTFLDQSENKSKGKRGNTKKTSIHNRDIDLVEVDLPQSNCHQAISVNLTKHISFNVEKDGVVSLGNIKKDLSVTPEKESECVVHERKDPNNTKDKTDASVTPENVAVETEVTPHIRHDKEIQTTLTKDKGTSSANLNTMVKPVYVHKVPVLINLNSLKKRNKRRKLKTVKKRLKSRKKLEVDKENLPAQEKSGAQVSEAESFEYMPGHMYNQNQNNFNQSNPKFSSFAGNKSSLESSGALTTDSSKTSIHSFTKDLKKSIDLLRAALKHRYDDSTLKKQLIKDVVKRLIKSNYRDDDTTTDFLSGLSFHSKKIGLSEGHTTTSSNSDGNQTREKLPKKSILRLDRFNSNVLASTSQSAPNLPVASASEKSILSKVPKVLTSSNTESDVSSEKKSSDAGFAKTSSEELYQKYLVALRREETYKRHLKDKENFLRQKLVSSDTAFKLTSRPDLKANSKLQDLLKDLTRNNYDDGSGDASKLEGGGNSNAIDNEHGFCIKNQRSHSVFTLSSANSDSCPHRKNNLKKRLQQEMKESRAGSSKDGLCQCGNLHIKGPKIDVADSSVQVNIQNTSNVSSVEQKKQSKNEEEIKYVCLCADQNVASQGIPPNMYIYKCSRISDHTLNSQSSATCNVQCGSTVNTTNYRLNQPSTSKDREDWNDNRGRANFDPFANARRNSQPCPSSVNMAFHVNCQGANTLSSDNKNNYRVTSNKNGNQNIFVHEATRSVQTEISINTAILEPCLRDINIVSDTDCCRVVNECYKMVSKGKSDNDFNNSPECSAEGERSGTCVIHEKHVAAKDSQTDFNLGIRSTISSIARTLEKEVQSDIETNVDRILDKGEDNFTIPIKGTNMTLLVSIGAKTNENDPKNSDDNLWEQKTSVCEATATDKINLAEKGTCLTEECSKGVQSSATQIFYPKDQTRVSTRPRFSELPFVPFKEQINSLRKTCIINTCLIDKKADTYPRTVQNNEQEPKPFTRRNTDNGKFITLCYNTESTKDGNVDTLDAAAPNIPECEDNRDAPYSSQESKHLTGVFPQLSSKNSCKCKDQGEASDEPASCKSSCDSSKDPIVDIIKDITRRYSKKDAEKNKTKKCFKEIVTVLSYLLDTDDGEQDHVVSDSSTSQDAVCRQSVEAANMEMAACTKPIEMVDKGVNVGKSKDRCCITESSELPSSTDTATCVLNKIKKECEKYHQKKCKSHGNRKKCDPSSSTSNCNQCQRIHYCHCRTHKCKGFRQKATEKVRKKCLAYNLIIQTSDSVVSDERPNKNSKPLQHIVVKVPKNKFSDNVPFKEVYEKIEKKIGSPRGSMFRSRSCPNESEVSSECNCAPEDCTKKSKDYTVRDYLEKNRPDFVERSSDRQNCLKTISEKRTTDARCLPNMKMFYYQPYKAMGSMEAYNVCCGEQMNALPSGSCCRCNWSNGH from the exons ATGATGGAAAGTGCGCAATCCAATGACTGTAATAGAATTCGAGATGTGGAAAATGCAGATTCTGTTGAAGTGAATGCTGAAGCCAGTCCTACCGCAGtgaattcattaattttggaCTATTACAAGAAATTTGGGAGAAAAAGAGATTtggaacaatatttttcgttATCAACGGCGCATGGTGAAATCAGGGACCCTACGGGTTTGTTTTGGAGGAGAATGAAATCTCAAAATGAGTCGTCAGATTCTGGTGACAAAAAAAGTGAATCCTCCACGGAGTTGTGCAGAATATCCATTAAGTGTTCTTTGCCAGAACAGTCACCTAGCTCTcag gaagAGGAATCTAAAGACAAGAGCGCATCAGTATCACCACCAATCATCACAGAAGATGCAACAAAATACAGTGATGGAGAAGATTCTGTGAAGTCTGACAACCATTCACagaaat cTATCGATTTGGCTTTGGACACATCAATAAATAAGCCATTTTCACCAACAAGTAGCATCACATCTCAACGTAAGCTTGAATGGGACTCCTTAGCTGATGTTGGCTATGGTAATGAAAGTGATAGAAAGACATCTGCTTCCAGTTTAAGCACTTTAGAAAGACTGGCTTTGAAGcaacaatattcaaataatgacacaaaaaaagaatCTGACTTAGGACCACCTACAGCTCATTCTACATTTCTTgatcaatctgaaaataaaagtaaggGTAAAAGAggcaatacaaaaaaaacatctatTCATAACCGAGATATAGATCTTGTTGAAGTTGATTTACCTCAAAGCAATTGTCACCAGGCAATCAGTGTGAACTTGACAAAACATATATCTTTTAATGTTGAAAAAGATGGAGTTGTTAGTCTTggaaacattaaaaaagatTTGAGTGTTACACCAGAAAAGGAAAGTGAATGTGTTGTTCATGAAAGGAAAGATCCAAACAACACCAAAGATAAGACTGATGCAAGCGTTACTCCAGAAAATGTTGCTGTGGAGACAGAGGTCACACCACATATAAGACATGACAAAGAGATTCAAACTACTTTGACAAAAGACAAAGGAACTTCCAGTGCTAACTTAAATACTATGGTGAAACCGGTCTATGTTCATAAAGTGCCTGTTTTGATTAacttaaattcattaaaaaagagaaataaaagaagGAAACTTAAAACAGTTAAAAAGAGATTGAAAAGTAGGAAAAAGTTAGAAGTTGATAAAGAGAATCTTCCAGCTCAAGAGAAAAGTGGAGCTCAAGTTTCTGAAGCTGAGAGTTTCGAATATATGCCTGGTCATATGTACAATCAgaaccaaaacaattttaatcaaagtaaCCCAAAATTTTCCAGTTTTGCTGGCAATAAATCTAGCCTTGAGTCTAGTGGGGCTCTTACTACAGACTCCAGTAAAACTTCTATACATTCCTTTACCAAAGATCTGAAAAAAAGCATTGACTTGCTCAGAGCAGCATTGAAACATCGTTATGACGATTCAACtttgaaaaaacaattgaTCAAGGATGTTGTTAAAAGACTAATCAAATCTAATTATAGAGATGATGATACTACAACTGATTTTCTTTCAGGCTTGAGTTTTCACAGTAAAAAGATAGGCCTTAGTGAAGGACATACtacaacatctagtaattcTGATGGAAATCAAACTAGAGAAAAATTGCCAAAAAAATCAATACTGAGACTAgacagatttaattcaaatgtaTTAGCATCAACATCTCAAAGTGCTCCTAATCTACCTGTAGCTTCTGCAAGTGAGAAGTCAATATTATCTAAAGTACCTAAAGTGTTGACATCATCAAACACAGAATCTGATGTATCAAGTGAAAAAAAGTCGTCAGATGCTGGATTTGCAAAGACATCGTCAGAGGAATTGTATCAGAAGTATTTAGTTGCTCTTCGAAGAGAAGAGACATACAAGAGACATTTGAAAGATAAGGAAAATTTCCTTAGGCAGAAGTTAGTCAGTAGTGATACGGCCTTCAAATTGACTTCACGACCTGATTTGAAAGCCAATAGTAAATTACAGGATTTGCTAAAAGATCTCACcagaaataattatgatgaCGGATCAGGCGATGCAAGTAAATTAGAAGGAGGAGGTAATTCTAATGCTATTGACAATGAACATGGCTTTTGCATTAAAAATCAGAGGAGTCATTCTGTGTTCACCCTCTCATCAGCAAATTCGGACAGTTGTCCTCatagaaaaaacaatttgaaaaaaagatTACAACAAGAAATGAAAGAATCTAGAGCTGGTAGCAGCAAAGATGGACTTTGTCAATGTGGTAATCTACATATAAAAGGGCCTAAAATTGATGTCGCTGACAGTAGTGTAcaagtaaatatacaaaacacaaGTAATGTCAGTTCTGTGGAACAGAAAAAGCAATCgaaaaatgaagaagaaataaagtatgtatgtttatgtgCTGATCAGAATGTAGCTTCTCAAGGGATACCTcctaatatgtacatatacaaATGCTCTCGAATCTCTGACCATACTCTCAACTCACAATCATCCGCCACATGCAATGTCCAATGTGGCAGTACTGTTAATACTACCAATTACCGTCTCAATCAGCCGTCCACTTCCAAAGATAGAGAAGATTGGAATGACAATAGGGGAAGAGCAAATTTTGATCCTTTTGCAAATGCAAGACGTAATAGTCAGCCTTGTCCAAGTAGCGTTAATATGGCATTCCATGTAAATTGCCAAGGAGCTAATACATTATCatcagataataaaaataattacagagtaacatcaaataaaaatggaaatcaaaatattttcgtacATGAAGCAACCAGGTCTGTTCAAACTGAAATCAGTATAAATACAGCAATTTTAGAGCCATGTTTGAGAGATATTAACATCGTAAGTGATACTGATTGCTGCAGGGTGGTAAACGAATGTTATAAAATGGTATCGAAAGGGAAATctgataatgattttaataattctcCTGAATGTAGTGCAGAGGGCGAGAGATCAGGGACATGTGTAATACATGAAAAGCATGTTGCTGCAAAAGATTCACAAACAGATTTCAATCTAGGCATCAGAAGTACTATTTCTAGTATAGCGAGGACATTAGAAAAAGAGGTGCAATCTGATATAGAAACTAATGTTGATAGGATATTAGATAAAGGTGAAGATAACTTTACTATACCCATTAAGGGAACTAATATGACGTTACTTGTCAGTATTGGTGCGAAAACTAATGAAAATGATCCGAAAAACAGTGACGACAATTTGTGGGAACAAAAAACATCTGTTTGTGAGGCTACTGCaacagacaaaataaatttagctgAAAAAGGTACTTGCCTTACGGAAGAATGTTCGAAGGGTGTTCAGTCTTCGgctacacaaatattttatccaaaAGATCAAACCAGAGTTAGTACTCGTCCTCGATTCTCAGAATTACCCTTTGTCCCATTCAAAGAACAGATTAATTCTCTGAGAAAGACttgtataattaatacttgccttattgataaaaaagcGGACACATATCCTAGAACTGTTCAAAATAATGAACAAGAACCTAAACCCTTCACCCGCAGAAATACAGACAATGGCAAATTTATAACACTTTGTTACAATACAGAATCTACAAAAGATGGAAATGTAGACACTTTGGATGCAGCAGCACCGAATATACCTGAATGTGAAGATAATAGAGACGCCCCTTACAGCAGCCAGGAAAGCAAACACCTTACTGGAGTATTTCCTCAATTATCATCCAAAAACTCTTGTAAATGCAAAGACCAGGGGGAGGCGTCGGATGAGCCGGCCAGTTGCAAATCAAGTTGCGATAGCAGCAAAGATCCTATAGTCGACATAATTAAAGACATAACACGACGCTATTCAAAGAAAGATGCTGAAAAGAACAAGACAAAGAAATGTTTCAAGGAAATTGTGACTGTTTTgagttatttattagatactgATGATGGTGAGCAAGATCACGTAGTGTCTGACAGCAGTACTTCACAAGACGCCGTTTGTCGCCAAAGTGTTGAAGCTGCTAATATGGAGATGGCTGCATGTACAAAGCCAATTGAAATGGTAGATAAAGGCGTAAATGTTGGGAAATCCAAAGACAGATGTTGTATTACTGAATCATCAGAGTTGCCATCGTCTACAGACACTGCAACTTGTGTTCTTAAcaagataaaaaaagaatgtgAGAAGTATCATCAAAAGAAGTGTAAATCTCACGGAAATAGGAAGAAATGTGATCCTTCTAGTAGTACGTCGAATTGTAACCAATGTCAGCGCATACATTACTGCCATTGTCGGACACATAAATGTAAAGGCTTTAGACAAAAGGCTACAGAGAAAGTAAGAAAGAAATGCCTGGCTTACAATCTGATAATACAGACGTCTGACAGTGTGGTTAGCGACGAGCGTcccaataaaaatagtaaaccTTTACAACATATTGTCGTGAAAGTTCCAAAGAATAAATTTTCTGATAATGTCCCTTTCAAGGAGGTGTAtgaaaaaattgagaaaaagaTTGGTAGCCCCCGCGGGTCCATGTTCCGTTCAAGGAGTTGTCCGAATGAGAGTGAGGTGTCCAGCGAGTGCAACTGTGCCCCAGAAGACTGCACTAAAAAGAGCAAAGATTATACTGTCAGAGACTATTTGGAGAAAAACCGACCAGACTTCGTGGAGCGGAGTTCAGATCGCCAGAACTGTTTGAAGACGATTAGTGAGAAAag AACAACAGATGCGCGCTGCCTGccaaatatgaaaatgttttattatcagCCATATAAGGCTATGGGATCTATGGAGGCTTACAATGTGTGTTGCGGAG AGCAAATGAACGCGCTGCCCAGCGGCAGCTGCTGTCGCTGCAACTGGAGCAACGGCCATTGA